From the genome of Tachysurus vachellii isolate PV-2020 chromosome 2, HZAU_Pvac_v1, whole genome shotgun sequence, one region includes:
- the LOC132861575 gene encoding fatty acid desaturase 6-like isoform X1 — protein MQHVPEEWTESEERKRSDEGQTEQTEECETLMMELTQLVHMTVRDSSWWDRRGLDCTILASVFIILPIAFLLLSSPQVCYFMLGLVVMGLAHAVITVKGTHLASHGVLTESTTWTQFWNIFFTEVCGAFTAKMAVKAHVKTHHAHTNVIGLGDSSTWKIPFLPRSVYLFIAPLAVPVITPVVAMGLLKGQPLSSAVHTVMCMCIGVCSQYVLLRCVSGLECSSALLVMLLSRAMFSIPYIHVNIFQHIGLPMFSQSRRPKRIYQMSYGVLNLSRNPLLDWTFGHSLINCHVEHHLFPSLSDNMCLKVKPIVSQFLKMKALPYQEEDYLSRLRLFFHRYQELMVFAPPITELVGVQ, from the exons ATGCAGCATGTCCCGGAAGAATGGACAGAGtcggaggagaggaagagatcAGATGAAGGACAGACAGAGCAGACGGAGGAGTGTGAGACGCTGATGATGGAGCTGACTCAACTCGTCCACATGACTGTGAGGGACAGCAGCTGGTGGGACAGGAGAGGACTGGACTGCACCATCCTGGCTTCAGTTTTTATCATCCTGCCCatag cgtTCCTGCTCTTGTCCTCACCTCAGGTGTGTTACTTCATGTTGGGTTTAGTCGTGATGGGCCTGGCTCATGCTGTGATCACAGTGAAGGGAACTCACCTGGCCAGTCATGGCGTTCTGACTGAGTCCACCACCTGGACACAGTTCTGGAACATCTTCTTCACTGAG GTGTGTGGAGCATTTACGGCCAAAATGGCAGTGAAAGCACACGTTAAGACGCATCACGCTCACACAAACGTGATCGGACTCGGAGATTCCAGCACGTGGAAGATTCCGTTCCTGCCCCGAAGTGTTTACCTGTTCATCGCTCCGCTCGCGGTCCCCGTCATCACGCCTGTAGTTGCCATGG ggctgCTGAAAGGCCAGCCTCTGTCCTCAGCAGTGCATACggtgatgtgtatgtgtataggtgtgtgttcacagtatGTGCTACTGCGGTGTGTATCAGGGTTGGAGTGTAGCTCAGCGCTGCTCGTGATGCTGCTGAGCAGAGCCATGTTCTCCATTCCTTACATCCACGTCAACATCTTCCAG CACATTGGGTTGCCGATGTTTTCTCAGAGTCGTCGACCCAAGCGCATATACCAGATGAGCTACGGAGTGTTAAACCTGTCGAGGAACCCACTGTTGGACTGGACCTTCGGCCACTCACTCATTAACTGCCACGTGGAGCATCACCTGTTCCCCTCACTGTCTGACAACATGTGTCTAAAG gtgaagcCAATTGTGTCGCAATTCCTGAAGATGAAGGCGTTACCTTATCAGGAGGAAGACTATCTCTCTCGTCTTCGTCTCTTCTTTCACAGGTACCAGGAGCTGATGGTGTTTGCTCCTCCGATCACTGAGCTGGTGGG
- the LOC132861575 gene encoding fatty acid desaturase 6-like isoform X2, with protein MQHVPEEWTESEERKRSDEGQTEQTEECETLMMELTQLVHMTVRDSSWWDRRGLDCTILASVFIILPIAFLLLSSPQVCYFMLGLVVMGLAHAVITVKGTHLASHGVLTESTTWTQFWNIFFTEVCGAFTAKMAVKAHVKTHHAHTNVIGLGDSSTWKIPFLPRSVYLFIAPLAVPVITPVVAMGLLKGQPLSSAVHTVMCMCIGVCSQYVLLRCVSGLECSSALLVMLLSRAMFSIPYIHVNIFQSRRPKRIYQMSYGVLNLSRNPLLDWTFGHSLINCHVEHHLFPSLSDNMCLKVKPIVSQFLKMKALPYQEEDYLSRLRLFFHRYQELMVFAPPITELVGVQ; from the exons ATGCAGCATGTCCCGGAAGAATGGACAGAGtcggaggagaggaagagatcAGATGAAGGACAGACAGAGCAGACGGAGGAGTGTGAGACGCTGATGATGGAGCTGACTCAACTCGTCCACATGACTGTGAGGGACAGCAGCTGGTGGGACAGGAGAGGACTGGACTGCACCATCCTGGCTTCAGTTTTTATCATCCTGCCCatag cgtTCCTGCTCTTGTCCTCACCTCAGGTGTGTTACTTCATGTTGGGTTTAGTCGTGATGGGCCTGGCTCATGCTGTGATCACAGTGAAGGGAACTCACCTGGCCAGTCATGGCGTTCTGACTGAGTCCACCACCTGGACACAGTTCTGGAACATCTTCTTCACTGAG GTGTGTGGAGCATTTACGGCCAAAATGGCAGTGAAAGCACACGTTAAGACGCATCACGCTCACACAAACGTGATCGGACTCGGAGATTCCAGCACGTGGAAGATTCCGTTCCTGCCCCGAAGTGTTTACCTGTTCATCGCTCCGCTCGCGGTCCCCGTCATCACGCCTGTAGTTGCCATGG ggctgCTGAAAGGCCAGCCTCTGTCCTCAGCAGTGCATACggtgatgtgtatgtgtataggtgtgtgttcacagtatGTGCTACTGCGGTGTGTATCAGGGTTGGAGTGTAGCTCAGCGCTGCTCGTGATGCTGCTGAGCAGAGCCATGTTCTCCATTCCTTACATCCACGTCAACATCTTCCAG AGTCGTCGACCCAAGCGCATATACCAGATGAGCTACGGAGTGTTAAACCTGTCGAGGAACCCACTGTTGGACTGGACCTTCGGCCACTCACTCATTAACTGCCACGTGGAGCATCACCTGTTCCCCTCACTGTCTGACAACATGTGTCTAAAG gtgaagcCAATTGTGTCGCAATTCCTGAAGATGAAGGCGTTACCTTATCAGGAGGAAGACTATCTCTCTCGTCTTCGTCTCTTCTTTCACAGGTACCAGGAGCTGATGGTGTTTGCTCCTCCGATCACTGAGCTGGTGGG
- the LOC132861575 gene encoding fatty acid desaturase 6-like isoform X3: MQHVPEEWTESEERKRSDEGQTEQTEECETLMMELTQLVHMTVRDSSWWDRRGLDCTILASVFIILPIAFLLLSSPQVCYFMLGLVVMGLAHAVITVKGTHLASHGVLTESTTWTQFWNIFFTEVCGAFTAKMAVKAHVKTHHAHTNVIGLGDSSTWKIPFLPRSVYLFIAPLAVPVITPVVAMGLLKGQPLSSAVHTVMCMCIGVCSQYVLLRCVSGLECSSALLVMLLSRAMFSIPYIHVNIFQHIGLPMFSQSRRPKRIYQMSYGVLNLSRNPLLDWTFGHSLINCHVEHHLFPSLSDNMCLKVPGADGVCSSDH; encoded by the exons ATGCAGCATGTCCCGGAAGAATGGACAGAGtcggaggagaggaagagatcAGATGAAGGACAGACAGAGCAGACGGAGGAGTGTGAGACGCTGATGATGGAGCTGACTCAACTCGTCCACATGACTGTGAGGGACAGCAGCTGGTGGGACAGGAGAGGACTGGACTGCACCATCCTGGCTTCAGTTTTTATCATCCTGCCCatag cgtTCCTGCTCTTGTCCTCACCTCAGGTGTGTTACTTCATGTTGGGTTTAGTCGTGATGGGCCTGGCTCATGCTGTGATCACAGTGAAGGGAACTCACCTGGCCAGTCATGGCGTTCTGACTGAGTCCACCACCTGGACACAGTTCTGGAACATCTTCTTCACTGAG GTGTGTGGAGCATTTACGGCCAAAATGGCAGTGAAAGCACACGTTAAGACGCATCACGCTCACACAAACGTGATCGGACTCGGAGATTCCAGCACGTGGAAGATTCCGTTCCTGCCCCGAAGTGTTTACCTGTTCATCGCTCCGCTCGCGGTCCCCGTCATCACGCCTGTAGTTGCCATGG ggctgCTGAAAGGCCAGCCTCTGTCCTCAGCAGTGCATACggtgatgtgtatgtgtataggtgtgtgttcacagtatGTGCTACTGCGGTGTGTATCAGGGTTGGAGTGTAGCTCAGCGCTGCTCGTGATGCTGCTGAGCAGAGCCATGTTCTCCATTCCTTACATCCACGTCAACATCTTCCAG CACATTGGGTTGCCGATGTTTTCTCAGAGTCGTCGACCCAAGCGCATATACCAGATGAGCTACGGAGTGTTAAACCTGTCGAGGAACCCACTGTTGGACTGGACCTTCGGCCACTCACTCATTAACTGCCACGTGGAGCATCACCTGTTCCCCTCACTGTCTGACAACATGTGTCTAAAG GTACCAGGAGCTGATGGTGTTTGCTCCTCCGATCACTGA